The Paracholeplasma brassicae genome contains a region encoding:
- a CDS encoding DUF4886 domain-containing protein yields MRKLMSLLLLLISVFLFFGCKSTDEVDFSIEIDETIFVNESKQINIVDSKSDEIYLYESSDDTIVSVSTNGLITGVSVGEAIITVKASTGKKIEVIIQVTPVVFVDKIQLELKSDGVIYAGVTYSYEVHYDPADSMNKQVQFQKSDPNVLIDEKEKTITFIRAGKSNIFLYLEDDWNIQTKLEVDVLYKEDSDVYDLLFVGNSLTKYTYDIPDMVKNMMILDGSIVYISYSTSYQYLDQHEDIVEKRLTEFNYTHVILQEKSDGLLTDYNRFYNSVKKYNNLIHTNGAKMVLYQTWAYNYNEIEERVAMQEVISNGYLDVSEAFDSMISRVGDVFMYVFLNHKEINLYNDLNHPSLYGAYLSALVHYKTITGNQAVESKYTPEGISIETAELLKQIVDVVID; encoded by the coding sequence ATGAGAAAATTAATGAGTTTGTTGTTACTTTTAATTTCAGTCTTTTTATTTTTTGGATGTAAGTCAACGGACGAGGTAGACTTCAGTATTGAAATCGATGAGACGATTTTCGTAAACGAGAGTAAACAAATTAATATCGTAGATTCAAAAAGTGATGAGATATATCTCTACGAATCAAGTGATGATACGATTGTTAGTGTTAGTACAAACGGCCTAATCACTGGTGTTAGCGTGGGAGAAGCAATTATTACAGTTAAAGCCTCAACCGGCAAAAAAATAGAGGTAATAATTCAAGTAACACCAGTTGTTTTTGTCGATAAAATCCAATTAGAGTTGAAATCGGATGGGGTCATATACGCTGGGGTTACCTATTCATATGAGGTGCATTACGATCCAGCCGATAGCATGAATAAGCAAGTGCAGTTTCAAAAGTCTGATCCGAACGTACTAATTGATGAAAAAGAAAAAACAATCACCTTCATCAGGGCAGGCAAATCAAACATCTTTCTTTATTTAGAAGACGATTGGAACATTCAAACCAAGTTAGAAGTCGATGTTTTATATAAAGAAGATTCCGATGTTTATGATTTATTGTTTGTTGGCAATAGCTTAACAAAATACACGTATGATATACCCGATATGGTTAAAAACATGATGATATTAGATGGTAGCATTGTTTATATTAGCTATAGCACGAGTTATCAATACTTAGACCAACACGAGGATATTGTAGAAAAACGATTAACTGAGTTCAATTATACTCATGTAATTTTACAAGAAAAAAGTGACGGATTGCTCACGGACTATAATCGTTTCTATAATTCTGTTAAAAAATACAATAACCTAATTCACACCAATGGCGCAAAAATGGTATTGTATCAAACATGGGCGTATAATTACAATGAGATAGAAGAAAGAGTTGCTATGCAAGAAGTGATTTCAAATGGTTACTTGGACGTTTCTGAGGCGTTTGATTCAATGATTTCAAGGGTAGGTGATGTGTTCATGTATGTCTTTTTGAACCATAAAGAAATCAATCTTTATAATGACTTGAATCATCCGAGTTTGTATGGGGCTTACCTATCTGCCTTAGTACATTATAAAACCATTACTGGAAATCAGGCAGTAGAATCAAAGTACACACCTGAAGGTATATCGATTGAAACTGCAGAATTATTAAAACAAATCGTCGATGTAGTGATTGATTAA
- a CDS encoding helix-turn-helix transcriptional regulator: MKNNIKFLRRKMGLRQEDVAEKVDVTRQTIIAIENNKYNPTLELAIKLSRLFDKHVDEIFQLDDEIK, encoded by the coding sequence ATGAAAAATAATATTAAATTTCTAAGAAGAAAAATGGGTTTAAGACAGGAGGATGTAGCTGAAAAAGTAGACGTCACACGTCAAACAATAATTGCAATTGAAAATAATAAATATAACCCTACACTTGAACTCGCTATAAAATTAAGCAGATTATTCGATAAACATGTTGACGAAATATTCCAACTTGATGATGAAATAAAATAG
- a CDS encoding lysylphosphatidylglycerol synthase transmembrane domain-containing protein → MKKETSKRKIAGNLFFVLITLIGLLVIVFSLNDINEIKQALTKADPLYIIIGLVISLLHMVVSSFTLHFIASGLGVRLKKKDSLTIAGSEYFFNAITPFASGGQPIQGYLLHKKGVSGDQTISILMTNFIVYQTVMTVVSTVGLLLFYREVKDILNQYMFLIMIGYTINLLILVVLVLVSVLPKMHKLFEGIFRLLGKIKFLTKRMKSLEEKTFSFVKDFQHGMGLLFKRKRVFIGATMLRVVGILLLNSIPYVVFLGFGFDLGPSDLAFVISVSAFSTTFMMWVPTPGASGGTEWAFTVIFVSLLRGLGHPMLVASMLVWRFITYYFGMLYGFICYLIVQKRGN, encoded by the coding sequence ATGAAGAAAGAAACGTCTAAACGAAAAATAGCGGGTAATCTATTTTTTGTTTTAATCACACTGATTGGATTATTAGTCATAGTCTTTAGTTTAAATGACATCAATGAAATCAAACAAGCATTAACAAAAGCTGACCCATTATACATTATCATTGGTCTAGTGATTTCGTTGTTACATATGGTGGTCTCATCGTTCACGCTTCACTTTATCGCCTCAGGGCTAGGTGTGCGGCTGAAGAAGAAAGATAGCCTAACAATTGCAGGATCGGAATACTTTTTTAACGCAATTACACCATTTGCCTCAGGTGGACAACCCATCCAAGGCTATTTATTGCATAAAAAAGGCGTTTCAGGGGATCAAACGATATCGATTCTTATGACTAATTTCATTGTTTATCAAACGGTAATGACAGTTGTTTCAACCGTTGGCTTGCTTTTATTCTATAGAGAAGTAAAAGACATATTAAATCAATATATGTTTTTAATCATGATTGGATATACCATTAACTTACTTATCCTAGTCGTTTTAGTACTTGTTTCTGTTTTACCAAAAATGCATAAATTATTTGAAGGTATTTTTAGACTTTTAGGTAAAATCAAGTTTTTGACTAAGAGAATGAAGTCTTTAGAAGAAAAGACATTTTCGTTTGTTAAAGACTTCCAACATGGGATGGGTTTACTGTTTAAACGTAAGCGAGTCTTTATTGGTGCAACCATGCTTAGGGTAGTAGGTATCTTATTATTAAATAGTATTCCATACGTCGTTTTCTTGGGATTTGGATTTGATTTGGGACCGTCAGATTTAGCATTTGTTATTTCTGTGAGTGCATTTTCTACAACCTTCATGATGTGGGTGCCAACCCCAGGGGCGTCCGGCGGAACTGAGTGGGCATTTACAGTGATTTTCGTTTCATTGTTAAGAGGCCTTGGTCATCCAATGCTCGTTGCCTCAATGCTTGTTTGGCGTTTTATCACCTATTATTTTGGTATGCTTTATGGATTTATTTGTTATTTAATTGTACAAAAGAGAGGGAATTAA
- a CDS encoding PTS transporter subunit IIC, with amino-acid sequence MEKSKRKIALDYFITSFNGMALGLFSTLIVGVIIGQLGNLVGEVSSLSKISEELLNLSTILKSFMGIGIGVGMAVSLKLDGLKLVATSVAGGVASRLYNDPMVIYITVSLVYFFLRYAISKKTPIDILLIPFSGLMIGFLVAYLIGSPISESMKAFGTFIDQATTLQPFFMGIVISVVMGMALTAPISSAAIAIAISLGGIAGGAAVVGCSVQMVGFAVMSRKDNNIGSVISVFIGTSMLQFKNILKKPIIWLPTILVSAILGPISTVLFKIETGPTGAGMGTSGLVGQLVTFDVMGYSVLVVTQVVLLHIILPLVLIYVTDYFFRKYQLIKPGDLTI; translated from the coding sequence ATGGAAAAATCAAAACGTAAAATAGCACTGGATTATTTTATAACGAGTTTTAATGGGATGGCGCTTGGTTTATTTTCAACCTTAATCGTAGGTGTTATTATCGGACAATTAGGCAATTTAGTGGGTGAGGTTTCATCCTTAAGTAAAATCTCAGAAGAGCTTTTAAATCTTTCAACCATTTTAAAAAGTTTTATGGGCATCGGTATTGGTGTGGGTATGGCAGTTAGTTTAAAATTAGACGGACTAAAGTTAGTAGCAACCTCGGTTGCTGGTGGGGTTGCTTCAAGACTTTACAATGACCCGATGGTCATATATATAACTGTATCATTGGTGTATTTTTTCTTAAGATACGCGATCTCAAAAAAAACACCAATCGATATCTTACTCATTCCTTTTTCTGGGCTGATGATAGGTTTTCTTGTTGCCTATTTGATAGGTTCACCTATCAGCGAATCCATGAAAGCTTTTGGTACATTCATTGATCAAGCAACGACGTTACAACCATTCTTTATGGGGATTGTGATTTCGGTTGTGATGGGCATGGCACTAACTGCACCGATATCAAGTGCTGCTATCGCAATTGCGATTAGTCTTGGAGGCATTGCTGGCGGTGCAGCGGTGGTCGGTTGTAGTGTTCAAATGGTTGGCTTTGCTGTTATGTCGAGAAAGGATAACAATATAGGTTCGGTCATCTCTGTTTTCATAGGTACTTCCATGTTGCAGTTTAAAAACATCTTAAAAAAACCGATAATTTGGTTACCTACAATTCTAGTTTCAGCTATTTTAGGACCAATCTCAACGGTCTTATTCAAGATTGAAACTGGTCCGACTGGGGCAGGGATGGGAACATCCGGTTTGGTTGGACAGCTCGTCACCTTTGACGTCATGGGGTATAGCGTTTTAGTTGTTACACAAGTTGTTTTACTTCATATAATCTTACCACTGGTACTAATCTATGTTACGGATTATTTCTTTAGAAAGTATCAACTCATTAAACCTGGGGATTTAACCATATGA
- a CDS encoding NUDIX domain-containing protein, with protein sequence MNYCPICGTKLNEAIVDQTKVEKCDSCGFIDWNNHTFVSCVVVAYNQQREFLMVKLKGQEEDKVTFPGGYRNHNEPLEEAARREFFEETGMTLHEIKLLDVYASESHRLIWVIYEGQIDRDVFIENDEVKSVFFVNKGTKIDESTLRGNLTKKLLMQVLKSTK encoded by the coding sequence ATGAATTATTGTCCTATTTGCGGCACAAAACTGAATGAAGCAATTGTCGATCAAACAAAAGTCGAGAAATGCGATTCCTGTGGTTTTATCGATTGGAATAACCACACGTTTGTTAGCTGTGTCGTTGTGGCATACAATCAACAAAGAGAGTTCTTAATGGTTAAGTTAAAAGGCCAAGAAGAAGACAAGGTGACCTTCCCAGGTGGCTATCGAAATCACAACGAACCACTTGAAGAAGCCGCAAGAAGAGAGTTTTTTGAAGAAACTGGAATGACTCTGCATGAGATTAAACTGCTTGATGTTTATGCCAGTGAGTCACATCGTTTAATCTGGGTGATTTATGAAGGGCAAATTGATCGAGATGTCTTTATTGAAAACGATGAGGTTAAATCAGTATTTTTCGTAAATAAGGGTACCAAGATTGATGAATCAACGTTAAGAGGTAATTTGACGAAAAAACTCTTGATGCAGGTATTAAAATCAACTAAATAA
- a CDS encoding ABC transporter permease — MKKYIKLYPYYVSRSIKARLAYRFDAVIGIFGFLLENAIVFSTLYLTISAIPSLNGWDINTMGFLYGYYLIPKAIDHIFSDQIWQLANGGITRGILDKYLIKPINPLFQLVAEMIQLEGFGELILGILFLFVFTPKLGVSFSAIQIILLVLCVFFAVWFFFAIKLIFGSMSFWTKRSIEVMTTIYDFSNFAKYPIEIFSGAIRFTLTYLLPFSVVIFFPIRALLFGGNLYLQTLYVMLASIGMLMLSLFIWNQGLKRYESAGS; from the coding sequence ATGAAAAAGTACATCAAATTATACCCTTATTACGTCTCAAGAAGTATTAAGGCGAGACTCGCTTACCGCTTTGATGCGGTGATTGGTATCTTTGGTTTCTTACTTGAAAATGCCATCGTTTTCTCAACACTGTATTTGACTATTAGTGCGATTCCATCCTTAAATGGTTGGGATATTAATACCATGGGTTTTTTATATGGCTACTACTTAATTCCAAAAGCAATCGATCACATTTTTTCGGATCAAATTTGGCAACTAGCAAATGGCGGAATCACAAGAGGCATTTTAGATAAGTACTTAATCAAACCCATTAACCCGTTATTTCAGTTAGTCGCTGAAATGATCCAACTAGAAGGGTTTGGGGAATTAATCCTTGGCATATTATTTTTGTTTGTTTTTACACCCAAATTGGGGGTTAGTTTTAGTGCAATACAAATCATTTTGCTTGTTTTGTGTGTATTTTTTGCCGTATGGTTCTTTTTTGCAATCAAACTCATTTTCGGTTCGATGTCTTTTTGGACTAAAAGAAGCATTGAAGTGATGACGACCATTTATGATTTCTCAAACTTTGCTAAATATCCGATTGAAATCTTTAGTGGCGCAATTCGGTTTACATTGACTTATTTACTGCCATTTTCGGTGGTCATTTTCTTTCCGATACGTGCGTTACTTTTTGGTGGTAATCTCTACCTTCAGACACTGTATGTGATGCTTGCCTCAATAGGAATGTTAATGCTATCTTTATTTATTTGGAATCAAGGGTTAAAACGCTACGAAAGCGCAGGCAGTTAA
- a CDS encoding dihydrofolate reductase family protein, with protein sequence MRKLILYISMSLDGYLADANYGVSFLEGDGSTPNDTGTYPAFIEKIDTIIMGYRTYHQVQTELSPNVWPYEKQLTYVLTHKNLTDGTNVKFINTPSIDFFNQLKTQKGKDVFLCGGAEIVKYCYDLGVIDEFRIAIIPVILGNGIKLFLPTEGQTKLSLKQVITYNGITEIIYLKKEV encoded by the coding sequence TTGAGAAAACTAATCTTATATATAAGCATGAGTTTGGATGGTTATCTTGCAGATGCTAATTATGGGGTGTCGTTTTTAGAAGGCGATGGTAGTACGCCTAACGATACAGGGACTTATCCAGCGTTTATAGAGAAAATCGATACCATTATCATGGGGTATCGCACGTATCATCAAGTTCAAACTGAACTATCACCAAACGTTTGGCCATACGAGAAACAACTCACGTATGTTTTAACTCATAAAAACCTCACTGACGGTACAAATGTTAAATTCATTAATACGCCTTCAATTGATTTTTTCAATCAGTTAAAGACACAAAAGGGTAAAGACGTTTTTTTATGTGGTGGGGCAGAAATCGTAAAATATTGCTACGACCTCGGTGTCATTGATGAATTTCGAATTGCAATTATTCCGGTTATTTTAGGTAATGGAATTAAACTTTTTTTACCCACAGAAGGTCAAACTAAATTATCACTTAAACAAGTAATTACATATAATGGTATCACAGAAATAATTTATCTTAAGAAAGAGGTATAA
- a CDS encoding tryptophan-rich sensory protein, whose product MVLASFVFLILTYVLMIFVNGLANQMPLNGITTGDVSYKYPNLFQPAGVTFAIWGLIYLGLFVFILYQGAQLKQLDEITSKRLFININLLFSLIAILNMCWLFLWHYDRIALSTIVMVGLLITLIVTFKIIDKDVLFIRSVVSLYLGWISVALIANFTILLVKIGTPNLGNIAVSLTIIMIFIGGLITLLWTYKEKEYVFSFVILWAYLGILLRHFRKENLDQTYPMIQLSVLIMMISIISFDLFVVFKK is encoded by the coding sequence ATGGTTTTGGCATCATTTGTGTTTTTAATCTTAACCTATGTTTTAATGATTTTTGTTAATGGTCTTGCAAATCAAATGCCTTTAAATGGCATAACAACGGGTGATGTTTCTTATAAATACCCCAATTTATTTCAACCAGCTGGCGTGACGTTTGCCATATGGGGTTTGATTTATCTTGGACTATTTGTTTTCATCCTTTATCAAGGTGCTCAGTTAAAGCAGTTGGATGAGATAACAAGCAAACGACTGTTTATTAACATTAATTTGCTATTCTCGTTAATTGCTATTTTAAATATGTGTTGGCTGTTTTTATGGCACTATGACCGAATCGCATTATCAACGATTGTTATGGTTGGTCTTTTAATAACTTTGATTGTGACGTTTAAAATAATTGATAAAGACGTGTTGTTTATACGTTCAGTCGTTTCGCTGTATTTGGGATGGATTAGTGTGGCACTAATTGCTAATTTTACGATATTATTGGTTAAAATTGGCACACCTAATTTAGGAAACATCGCGGTTAGTTTAACGATTATAATGATTTTTATCGGAGGACTAATCACACTTTTATGGACCTATAAAGAAAAAGAATACGTGTTTTCCTTTGTTATTTTATGGGCATATTTGGGTATTCTACTAAGGCATTTTAGAAAAGAAAATCTAGATCAAACTTACCCGATGATTCAATTATCTGTTTTGATTATGATGATATCAATCATTTCTTTTGATTTATTTGTCGTCTTTAAAAAATAG
- a CDS encoding putative immunity protein: protein MTIEENIKQNLIKKRQILVDKNVMELDELNALMNRLSRRQVILFSLSEVKRLILFLEDEKLIHAHETVIMWACGKLKMSEAKKEIIAIHQMAKETNDHVKKAYYHAIAQGLSVVHTRTHQLGLMIYELTAIVISLDKEYQLEVKTRLNWYYKQVNNYMNYDTEHLQWASFIKR from the coding sequence ATGACGATTGAGGAAAACATCAAACAAAACCTCATTAAAAAAAGACAGATTCTTGTCGATAAGAACGTGATGGAATTAGACGAACTAAATGCCTTAATGAATCGACTTTCAAGAAGACAAGTCATTTTGTTTAGTCTTTCTGAAGTTAAGCGCTTAATTTTGTTTCTAGAAGATGAGAAGCTGATTCATGCACATGAAACGGTCATCATGTGGGCTTGTGGGAAGTTAAAGATGTCAGAGGCAAAAAAAGAGATTATCGCTATTCATCAAATGGCAAAAGAAACAAACGATCACGTAAAAAAAGCCTATTATCACGCAATTGCACAAGGTTTGTCTGTCGTTCACACAAGGACTCACCAATTAGGGCTAATGATTTACGAACTAACCGCCATTGTTATTTCTTTAGATAAAGAATATCAGCTTGAAGTAAAAACACGATTAAATTGGTATTACAAGCAAGTCAATAACTACATGAATTACGACACAGAACATTTACAATGGGCAAGTTTCATAAAAAGATGA
- a CDS encoding ABC transporter ATP-binding protein gives MAMIEVKHVAKDFKKPIRKPGIVGMMKTLFSTKYTITNAVKDVSFSLERGEIVGYIGANGAGKSTTIKMMCGILTPSSGEIMVDGYLPYHPKQRKEVLKEIGVVFGQRTQLWWDLPLIESLHILKAIYDVSAADYQERFEFLTKVLELDPFLNQPVRTLSLGQRMRADLAASLIHNPKILFLDEPTIGLDVLVKDRMIKAIKEIHRVYNTTIVLTTHNMDDITDLCKRVIILDEGQILYDGPIQAIKKSFGEYRHVSFLTKELIDLVSLQEELGKGIQVSKDDGYIKITLNMAYTSVNQVLKQILDNYKVDDIKISEDTLESIVKKIYETKQIS, from the coding sequence ATGGCAATGATTGAAGTTAAACACGTAGCTAAGGATTTTAAAAAGCCAATAAGAAAACCCGGTATTGTCGGAATGATGAAAACACTATTTAGTACAAAATATACCATCACGAACGCAGTTAAAGACGTTTCCTTCTCATTAGAAAGAGGAGAAATTGTCGGTTACATCGGGGCCAATGGCGCAGGAAAATCAACCACAATTAAAATGATGTGTGGTATTTTGACACCATCAAGTGGTGAGATAATGGTGGATGGTTACTTACCATACCACCCAAAACAGCGAAAAGAAGTCTTAAAAGAAATTGGTGTTGTCTTTGGACAAAGGACACAACTTTGGTGGGATCTGCCTTTGATTGAATCACTTCATATTTTAAAAGCAATCTATGACGTTAGTGCAGCGGATTATCAAGAACGATTTGAGTTTTTAACGAAAGTTTTAGAGCTTGACCCGTTTTTAAACCAACCCGTTCGAACACTATCTTTAGGACAACGAATGCGAGCAGACTTAGCTGCCTCACTGATTCACAACCCTAAGATTCTATTTCTAGACGAGCCAACCATCGGACTTGATGTCCTTGTCAAAGACCGAATGATTAAAGCAATCAAAGAAATTCATCGTGTTTACAACACCACCATCGTTTTAACGACTCACAACATGGATGACATCACCGACTTATGTAAACGAGTGATCATCCTAGATGAAGGTCAAATCTTGTATGATGGTCCAATACAAGCGATTAAGAAATCATTTGGTGAATATAGACACGTCAGTTTTTTAACAAAAGAACTAATTGACTTAGTTTCTCTTCAAGAAGAACTTGGCAAGGGCATTCAAGTTTCTAAGGACGATGGTTACATCAAAATCACCCTTAATATGGCGTATACCTCAGTCAATCAGGTTTTAAAACAAATACTCGATAATTATAAAGTCGACGACATAAAAATCAGTGAAGACACACTAGAAAGCATCGTTAAAAAGATCTATGAGACCAAACAAATATCATAA
- a CDS encoding alpha/beta fold hydrolase produces the protein MHDQTVRFKDVGIYYMLYENKNKETLVLLHPYTSSISVFDNQIIALKKDYQLLLVDLPGHGRSGVSRNVSIKDMPEIIKVILDLLSIEDAHFLGIEIGSLVAQAFGQVYPEKIKSLISIGGFSIFHDSFKAINNELLKTKFLRAFKWAFLFNAYKAYYLNNACIKDDAKKKFEISQKNFKRKGLLSKRGISRFYKLGKQKKAYPVYVICGEYELEVIKDACIQFEQKVPKALLEGFQRAKTVVHLDQQRLFSERVITFLKTL, from the coding sequence ATGCATGATCAAACAGTTCGATTTAAAGATGTGGGGATTTACTACATGCTTTATGAAAATAAAAATAAGGAAACCTTGGTTTTATTACACCCGTATACTTCGAGTATTTCGGTGTTTGATAATCAAATTATCGCTTTGAAGAAAGATTATCAGTTGTTACTAGTTGACTTGCCGGGTCATGGAAGAAGTGGTGTATCTCGTAACGTATCAATCAAAGACATGCCAGAAATAATTAAGGTAATTCTTGATTTACTTTCAATTGAAGATGCGCATTTTTTAGGTATTGAGATTGGCTCGCTTGTTGCTCAAGCGTTCGGCCAAGTCTATCCTGAAAAAATCAAGTCATTAATTTCGATTGGTGGGTTCTCAATCTTTCATGATTCTTTCAAAGCCATTAACAATGAGTTATTAAAAACCAAGTTTTTACGTGCCTTCAAATGGGCATTTCTCTTTAATGCCTATAAAGCGTATTATTTGAACAATGCATGCATTAAAGATGATGCAAAAAAGAAATTTGAAATCTCACAAAAGAACTTTAAACGAAAGGGCTTATTATCAAAAAGGGGCATTAGTCGGTTCTACAAGCTTGGTAAGCAAAAGAAAGCATACCCAGTTTATGTCATTTGTGGCGAATACGAATTAGAGGTCATAAAAGATGCTTGTATTCAGTTCGAACAAAAAGTACCGAAAGCGCTTTTAGAGGGATTCCAGCGCGCTAAAACAGTAGTTCATTTGGATCAACAACGTCTGTTCTCTGAACGCGTGATAACGTTTTTAAAAACACTTTAA
- a CDS encoding ABC transporter permease, with translation MRPNKYHKYLAFTKAGILDGFAYKFSAIGWLLGDAISLLILNYLWFAIFQNSPTTLINGMTFKEMITYLIFARVTTTLVFASSSFWILGEDIYQGNIAINLIRPMSYRYRLMFSSFGNFLSAAILMFIPLMSISIILLKVSLGVALPNIFLLVVFIISCLFSFVIADALNFLIGEVSLFTNALFGLMIIKNISMSFFSGSLLPSSFFPSWLNNVLRFLPFKSMVEKPILILMGRLTTSEIIETLVIQLVWVIVLNLFCSFTFSLIKKRVVSVGG, from the coding sequence ATGAGACCAAACAAATATCATAAGTACCTTGCGTTCACAAAAGCTGGGATTTTGGATGGATTTGCCTATAAGTTTAGTGCCATAGGGTGGCTTTTAGGAGATGCAATTTCTCTATTAATTTTGAATTATTTATGGTTCGCCATATTTCAAAATTCACCTACGACCTTAATTAATGGGATGACATTTAAGGAAATGATCACCTACTTGATTTTTGCAAGAGTTACAACAACCCTTGTGTTTGCCTCAAGTTCGTTTTGGATACTTGGTGAAGACATCTATCAAGGAAACATCGCAATTAATCTAATTCGGCCAATGAGTTATCGCTACCGCTTAATGTTTTCAAGCTTTGGTAATTTCTTGTCTGCAGCCATCTTGATGTTTATTCCCCTAATGAGCATCTCAATCATACTTTTAAAAGTATCACTGGGTGTGGCATTACCTAATATTTTTTTATTGGTCGTTTTTATCATTAGTTGTTTATTTTCTTTTGTGATTGCAGACGCACTCAACTTTTTGATTGGTGAGGTCTCACTTTTTACAAACGCGTTGTTTGGTTTAATGATCATAAAAAACATTAGCATGTCGTTTTTTTCAGGTAGTTTGCTGCCATCTTCATTTTTTCCTTCATGGCTAAATAACGTACTTAGATTCCTACCATTTAAAAGTATGGTAGAAAAGCCAATCCTTATTTTAATGGGGCGGTTAACAACCAGTGAAATTATCGAAACTTTAGTCATTCAATTGGTCTGGGTAATTGTCTTAAACCTTTTTTGTAGCTTTACCTTTAGTTTGATTAAGAAACGCGTCGTCAGTGTGGGAGGGTAA
- the mgs gene encoding alpha-monoglucosyldiacylglycerol synthase: MRIGIFTDAYLPHVSGVTTSIYMLVQGLRSKGHEVYIITTSVSSKKDIDDPYVIRLKGMIIPKKGLQAFRLVPFTAAHIKRIEALDLDIMHVHTEFSIGSVAVHLKDKHNLPMVFTVHTMYEEYLHYVSSFLNKFFRRPLMHYLKKLMTRFIKRAEITIAPTQKVLDLMKSYKIDGDYHIVPTGINLSKFESDKYTKEQVDDLKASIGIPKDKFVCLFIGRMSAEKSIDVLLDGFSKINHENAVFLLVGDGPHRHTLEEKAKTLKIQDKCYFTGMVDWEKIGLYYQLGDVFLNASVTETQGLTYIEALAASLPLLVKYDQCLEDVVKENDNGLFFRNNKELPVMLNMMIQFPDVKNKLKENARKSIEKYSQECYTNSALSLYEEAIKKNKA; the protein is encoded by the coding sequence ATGCGTATAGGTATTTTTACAGATGCGTATTTACCACACGTAAGTGGGGTAACGACGTCGATCTATATGCTTGTTCAAGGGTTAAGAAGTAAAGGCCATGAGGTCTATATTATCACAACCTCTGTATCAAGTAAGAAAGACATAGATGATCCTTATGTGATTCGGTTAAAAGGGATGATTATTCCTAAAAAAGGACTACAAGCGTTTCGACTTGTGCCTTTTACTGCTGCACACATCAAACGAATTGAAGCACTTGATTTGGACATTATGCATGTGCATACCGAATTCTCAATTGGATCGGTGGCAGTTCACTTAAAAGACAAACACAACTTGCCGATGGTATTTACGGTTCATACCATGTATGAAGAGTACCTACATTATGTGAGTTCATTTTTGAACAAGTTTTTTAGAAGACCATTGATGCACTACTTGAAAAAACTCATGACACGATTCATCAAACGCGCTGAGATTACGATTGCACCAACACAAAAAGTACTTGATCTTATGAAATCATATAAAATCGATGGCGATTATCACATCGTACCAACGGGCATTAATCTTTCTAAATTTGAAAGTGACAAATACACTAAAGAACAAGTGGATGACTTGAAAGCATCTATTGGTATACCAAAAGATAAATTCGTTTGTTTATTCATCGGCAGAATGAGTGCGGAAAAATCCATTGACGTTTTACTTGACGGTTTTTCTAAAATCAATCACGAGAATGCTGTCTTTTTATTAGTTGGAGACGGCCCGCATAGACACACACTTGAAGAGAAAGCAAAAACGCTTAAAATACAGGATAAATGCTATTTTACGGGTATGGTGGATTGGGAAAAAATTGGTCTTTATTATCAATTAGGTGATGTGTTCTTAAATGCATCAGTGACTGAAACACAAGGACTAACTTATATCGAAGCCCTAGCAGCAAGCCTGCCACTATTGGTTAAATACGATCAATGTCTAGAAGATGTCGTCAAAGAAAATGACAACGGCTTATTCTTTAGAAATAACAAAGAATTACCAGTTATGCTCAATATGATGATTCAGTTTCCTGATGTAAAAAACAAATTAAAAGAAAATGCAAGAAAATCTATTGAAAAATATTCACAAGAATGTTACACTAATAGTGCTTTGTCTCTTTATGAAGAGGCAATCAAGAAAAATAAGGCTTGA